In Paenibacillus kyungheensis, the following are encoded in one genomic region:
- a CDS encoding DUF1405 domain-containing protein: MSISLLWSKALLTDRRVLWLLLICNAIGTVYGYIWYGLQLEYTLEIKPTWMIIFVPDSPTASLFFTVALAFILYPPKQQWLIVIRKLFEALAVVTSVKYGVWAVVMIFWGVALGDPLYWQDWMLTASHLTMAIESLLFVRFFVFGWKYLVIALAWTLLNDYMDYSQHIYPWLTPLLVERLDQVRNFTVVLTFVSALAGSLALRQAHKIRSFD; this comes from the coding sequence ATGTCGATTTCATTATTGTGGAGTAAAGCGCTGTTAACCGATCGTAGAGTGTTATGGTTACTGCTTATCTGTAATGCGATAGGAACAGTGTATGGATACATATGGTATGGATTACAGTTGGAATACACATTAGAGATCAAGCCAACCTGGATGATTATCTTTGTACCTGATAGTCCAACCGCAAGTTTATTTTTTACAGTAGCATTAGCTTTTATTTTATATCCACCCAAGCAGCAATGGCTGATTGTTATTCGTAAATTATTTGAAGCACTGGCTGTTGTCACTTCTGTTAAATACGGGGTCTGGGCAGTCGTTATGATCTTCTGGGGCGTAGCATTAGGTGATCCATTATACTGGCAAGATTGGATGTTAACCGCTTCACATTTGACTATGGCAATAGAATCGCTGTTATTTGTTCGTTTTTTTGTTTTTGGTTGGAAATATCTTGTGATCGCTCTGGCATGGACATTACTTAACGATTATATGGATTATTCACAACATATCTATCCGTGGCTGACTCCACTTTTAGTCGAACGTCTAGATCAAGTCCGTAATTTCACAGTGGTGCTAACTTTTGTATCTGCATTAGCTGGATCATTAGCATTACGGCAAGCCCATAAAATAAGGTCGTTTGATTAA
- a CDS encoding RNA polymerase sigma factor → MTDDSLLIQEIKNGDVELYSELMRRYQRKILAFVYHMLKNSNLEMMAEDLCSETFYKAYKSLHSFREVDASFSTWLYTIARNTVLSELRKQKNGSVPLEESGFVPLAPNSMVPEQAALRNERVQMVREAIDLLPEKQRSALILREYDQMDYQEIAEILSQSVSSVKSLLFRARASVKVRLEPYFYDSVYDEPIEGMKRK, encoded by the coding sequence ATGACAGATGATTCCCTGTTGATTCAGGAAATTAAAAACGGTGACGTGGAGTTATATTCAGAGCTGATGCGTCGTTATCAGCGCAAAATTTTGGCATTTGTATATCATATGCTTAAAAACTCCAATCTCGAGATGATGGCAGAAGATTTATGTTCAGAGACGTTCTACAAGGCTTACAAAAGCCTTCATTCCTTCCGGGAAGTAGATGCTTCGTTCTCGACATGGTTATATACAATTGCACGCAATACCGTACTTAGTGAACTGCGCAAACAAAAAAATGGCAGTGTACCACTCGAAGAAAGTGGTTTTGTTCCTTTAGCACCGAACAGCATGGTGCCAGAACAAGCTGCATTGCGTAACGAACGTGTACAGATGGTACGTGAAGCAATTGATCTTTTACCTGAAAAGCAAAGATCTGCATTGATCCTCCGCGAATATGACCAGATGGATTATCAGGAAATCGCTGAAATTCTTTCTCAGAGTGTAAGCTCCGTCAAGTCTCTTTTGTTCCGGGCAAGAGCGAGTGTAAAAGTTCGGTTAGAACCGTACTTCTATGATTCGGTCTATGATGAGCCTATTGAAGGGATGAAAAGAAAATGA
- the dapB gene encoding 4-hydroxy-tetrahydrodipicolinate reductase: MTTLIKVIVAGAGGRMGKEVVKLVLGDKQLELAAAIGRSDAGKDAGQLVGMPTANIEVVADLKQALADYPADVLVDFTTPEFAYEHALLAIEAGVRPVMGTTGYTPEQIQELDQKCQTAGLGGLIAPNFSIGAILMMRFATQAAKHFPNVEIIEYHGDQKLDAPSGTAVKTAEMISEVRQPIKQGNPNEKENIQGARGGEYDGFRIHSVRLPGVFAQQEVIFGGAGESLKIRNDSYERSSYMPGVKLGIQKVMEYSGMVYGFERFID; this comes from the coding sequence ATGACAACATTGATTAAAGTAATTGTCGCCGGAGCAGGCGGTCGTATGGGTAAAGAGGTTGTAAAATTAGTACTAGGTGACAAACAGTTAGAATTAGCCGCAGCGATCGGGCGTTCTGATGCCGGGAAAGATGCAGGTCAGTTGGTTGGCATGCCGACAGCTAATATAGAAGTAGTGGCTGATCTGAAGCAAGCATTAGCAGATTATCCAGCAGATGTACTGGTGGATTTCACAACACCTGAATTTGCTTATGAACATGCGTTGTTAGCGATTGAAGCAGGGGTTCGTCCGGTTATGGGTACTACAGGATATACACCGGAGCAAATACAAGAATTAGATCAGAAATGCCAGACAGCCGGTCTAGGCGGACTGATTGCTCCGAACTTCTCGATTGGAGCTATTTTGATGATGCGTTTTGCAACGCAAGCGGCGAAGCATTTTCCAAATGTAGAGATTATTGAATATCATGGAGATCAGAAATTAGATGCTCCTTCCGGTACAGCTGTCAAAACAGCAGAAATGATCTCAGAAGTTCGTCAACCGATCAAACAAGGTAACCCTAATGAAAAAGAGAATATACAAGGCGCTCGGGGCGGAGAATATGATGGATTCCGTATTCACAGTGTCCGTTTGCCAGGCGTATTTGCTCAACAAGAAGTGATTTTTGGCGGTGCTGGAGAATCACTCAAAATCCGTAATGATTCGTATGAGCGTTCTAGCTATATGCCAGGCGTGAAGCTAGGTATTCAGAAAGTAATGGAATATAGCGGTATGGTGTATGGATTTGAGCGTTTTATCGATTAA
- a CDS encoding gamma carbonic anhydrase family protein, producing the protein MLLPYHNQLPNIDPSVFVAEGAKLIGNVTASKDSSIWFNAVLRGDLAPVIIGERCNIQDLVVGHVHEKHPLWIEDDVSVGHSAIVHGCRIGKGSLIGMGAIILNGADIGEYALIGAGSLVTENTIIPPYTLSLGSPARVIRELTEQDLERMARTTQSYVDKGAEFRNP; encoded by the coding sequence ATGTTATTGCCTTATCATAATCAACTACCGAATATCGATCCCAGTGTTTTTGTTGCAGAAGGTGCCAAATTAATTGGTAATGTGACTGCTAGCAAAGATAGCAGTATCTGGTTCAATGCTGTACTGCGTGGCGATCTAGCTCCAGTCATCATTGGGGAACGCTGCAATATTCAAGATTTAGTTGTAGGACATGTACATGAGAAACATCCGTTATGGATCGAAGATGATGTCTCTGTCGGACACTCCGCTATCGTACATGGTTGCCGAATAGGTAAAGGTTCTCTTATTGGAATGGGAGCTATTATTCTGAACGGCGCTGATATTGGAGAGTATGCATTGATTGGTGCAGGTTCACTTGTCACTGAGAACACAATAATACCACCTTATACTCTTTCTTTAGGTTCACCGGCACGCGTTATACGAGAGCTAACCGAACAAGATTTAGAGCGGATGGCACGTACAACACAGAGTTATGTGGACAAAGGAGCAGAGTTCAGGAATCCATGA
- a CDS encoding YitT family protein — MSKHKYWNQLRLIIPIIFGASVYAFGLLYFIIPNTLMEGGVTGITVLLNYAFGISPSLSTLILNIPLFLIGLKLLGKRQMIYTGVGIASLTFFLWLFERMIKIGWIGTFQTKNDYILAALYAGVTLGTGLGIVFRFGGTTGGSDIIARILHLKFGWSMGQIMLVIDIVIIGSSLFFISKELVLYTLVTVYIASKLIDFIQDGAYSGKAFTIISDHAGEIAEIIMKELDRGVTLIPAIGAYSKHAKEIAYCVVSRQEIRRVQMIVRSIDPRAFMIINEVNDVHGEGFREDS; from the coding sequence ATGTCGAAGCACAAATATTGGAATCAGCTCAGATTGATTATTCCGATCATATTCGGAGCCAGCGTGTATGCATTTGGTTTGTTGTATTTTATTATTCCCAACACCTTGATGGAAGGTGGAGTTACAGGAATTACAGTGCTTTTGAATTATGCGTTTGGTATATCGCCCTCCTTATCTACATTAATTCTCAATATTCCTTTATTTTTAATTGGGCTCAAATTGCTAGGTAAACGTCAAATGATTTATACCGGAGTCGGAATCGCTTCGCTTACCTTTTTTTTATGGTTATTTGAACGAATGATCAAAATAGGCTGGATTGGTACATTTCAGACCAAAAATGATTATATTTTAGCTGCTTTGTATGCTGGGGTAACGTTAGGTACAGGGCTGGGAATTGTTTTCCGCTTTGGTGGGACTACAGGTGGTTCGGATATTATTGCACGTATTCTTCATTTGAAGTTCGGCTGGAGTATGGGACAGATTATGCTTGTGATTGATATTGTGATTATAGGCTCGTCGTTATTTTTTATTAGCAAAGAATTAGTATTGTACACATTAGTGACTGTCTATATTGCTTCGAAATTAATAGATTTTATTCAAGATGGTGCTTATTCCGGAAAAGCATTTACGATTATTAGCGATCATGCTGGTGAAATTGCTGAAATTATTATGAAAGAACTGGATCGAGGAGTAACTTTGATTCCTGCAATCGGCGCCTACTCCAAGCATGCCAAAGAAATTGCGTATTGCGTTGTATCCAGACAAGAGATTCGACGTGTACAAATGATTGTACGCTCTATTGATCCACGTGCTTTTATGATTATTAATGAAGTCAATGATGTGCATGGCGAAGGATTTCGTGAAGATAGCTGA
- a CDS encoding methylglyoxal synthase yields MFNIAFIAHDRKKDEMVNFVIAYENVFDGHQLYSTGTTGMRIMEHTNLKIHRYLSGPLGGDQQIGAMVAQNDMDLIIFLRDPLMAQPHEPDISALLRICDVQGIPVATNIATAEILVKALDRGDFAWRELVHKYKPETL; encoded by the coding sequence ATGTTTAATATCGCTTTTATTGCCCATGACCGCAAAAAAGATGAGATGGTCAACTTTGTGATTGCATATGAAAATGTTTTTGACGGGCATCAATTATATTCTACCGGTACTACAGGTATGCGTATTATGGAACATACGAATTTGAAAATCCATCGTTATCTATCAGGCCCATTAGGTGGAGATCAGCAGATTGGTGCGATGGTCGCGCAAAATGATATGGATTTGATTATTTTTTTACGTGATCCATTGATGGCACAGCCTCATGAACCGGATATTAGTGCATTGCTTCGCATCTGTGATGTACAAGGAATTCCTGTTGCTACCAATATTGCAACAGCTGAGATTCTGGTCAAAGCGTTAGATCGTGGCGATTTTGCATGGCGTGAGTTAGTTCATAAATACAAGCCGGAGACACTATAA
- a CDS encoding histidine phosphatase family protein produces MRIGLIRHGLTDWNALGRIQGHSDIPLNDEGRSQARRLAERLATESEAISWDFIVASELSRAQETAQIIADRLHIPLLEPDQRLKERAFGQVEGLTWQEREEKWGTDWETLELGQEKIEDIQARGMEFLNQTIEQYPEQNILVVSHGGFLSQLFTLLLKEAHTERIGNLSLTILERTEQEWTTILYNNIQHLE; encoded by the coding sequence ATGCGTATAGGATTAATCAGACATGGACTAACCGATTGGAATGCTTTGGGACGTATTCAAGGACATAGCGATATTCCATTAAATGATGAAGGCAGAAGTCAAGCGAGACGATTAGCAGAACGTTTGGCTACAGAAAGTGAAGCTATATCATGGGATTTTATAGTGGCTAGTGAATTATCCCGCGCACAAGAGACCGCTCAAATTATAGCAGATCGGTTACATATTCCACTTTTGGAACCAGATCAACGTTTAAAAGAACGTGCTTTTGGACAAGTTGAAGGATTAACATGGCAAGAGCGCGAAGAAAAGTGGGGTACAGATTGGGAGACATTAGAACTAGGTCAAGAAAAAATAGAAGATATTCAAGCCCGGGGTATGGAATTTTTGAATCAGACGATAGAGCAATATCCTGAGCAAAATATTCTAGTGGTTAGTCATGGCGGATTTCTGTCTCAACTGTTTACTCTCCTGTTAAAAGAGGCTCATACCGAGCGAATAGGTAATCTGTCGTTGACGATTTTGGAGCGTACCGAACAGGAATGGACTACGATTTTGTACAACAATATCCAGCATTTAGAATAA
- a CDS encoding IDEAL domain-containing protein, protein MYKMKVTYEVMLGLAAEMVWDQVLREHRMNELHLLIDQALAERDEDAFQRLTNELRTLASAVVVLEPVVEIVERKSLSF, encoded by the coding sequence ATGTACAAGATGAAAGTAACCTATGAAGTTATGCTGGGACTAGCGGCTGAAATGGTATGGGATCAAGTACTACGTGAGCATCGTATGAATGAATTACACTTATTGATTGATCAAGCACTTGCAGAAAGAGACGAAGATGCTTTTCAACGTTTAACGAATGAATTGCGTACGTTAGCTTCTGCGGTTGTAGTGTTAGAGCCTGTTGTCGAAATCGTTGAACGCAAATCATTATCGTTTTAA
- a CDS encoding anti-sigma factor family protein has product MNCREAEELFGIYHDLPKNDSRRQALDRHIEQCPACAAEFQIWQESYDLIQAQVEEDKASELIMTAEAEKINLTVMDRIYAESPWVLQTDRKHGPILRLFRRRLSAWILCLFAIFVCSSLYLTLDFSGTFDRDAAQERVSGIVPTAIATSDNATVANSSLHFVGSERGLIDPLVIPMSPSHPQYWMILSVVGMMLALLSLRWLAKARHS; this is encoded by the coding sequence ATGAATTGCAGAGAGGCCGAAGAGTTATTCGGGATATATCATGATCTTCCGAAAAATGATTCGCGCCGCCAGGCACTTGACCGTCATATAGAACAGTGTCCGGCTTGTGCGGCGGAATTTCAAATATGGCAGGAAAGTTATGATTTAATTCAGGCTCAGGTGGAAGAAGACAAAGCTTCTGAGCTGATAATGACTGCTGAGGCAGAAAAAATAAACCTTACAGTTATGGATCGTATTTACGCTGAATCTCCATGGGTGTTACAGACTGATCGTAAGCATGGACCTATATTGCGTTTGTTCCGCCGTCGTTTATCGGCCTGGATTCTCTGCTTGTTTGCTATATTTGTATGTAGTTCATTATATCTAACACTCGATTTCTCAGGAACATTCGATCGGGATGCAGCACAAGAGCGTGTATCAGGGATTGTACCTACAGCGATTGCTACAAGCGATAATGCAACAGTAGCGAATTCTTCGTTACATTTTGTAGGCTCTGAGCGCGGTCTGATCGATCCTTTGGTTATTCCTATGAGTCCAAGTCATCCTCAATACTGGATGATTTTATCAGTAGTAGGTATGATGCTAGCATTACTTTCATTACGATGGCTTGCCAAAGCACGTCATTCATAA
- a CDS encoding nucleotide pyrophosphohydrolase has protein sequence MTEKSLAEMQREVDAYISQFKEGYFSPLAMLARMSEEVGELAREVNHSFGEKPKKNDEDDNSIELELGDILFITMCFANSLGIDLTQAHNQVMHKFNTRDKDRWTRIEENNTKEK, from the coding sequence ATGACAGAGAAATCTTTAGCAGAAATGCAACGTGAAGTTGATGCGTATATCTCGCAATTTAAAGAAGGCTATTTTTCACCACTTGCAATGTTAGCGCGCATGTCTGAAGAAGTAGGGGAATTGGCGCGTGAAGTCAATCATTCATTTGGCGAAAAACCTAAAAAAAATGATGAAGATGACAATTCGATTGAACTGGAACTTGGTGATATTTTATTTATTACGATGTGTTTTGCCAATTCACTAGGAATTGATCTGACACAAGCACACAATCAAGTAATGCATAAATTTAATACACGCGATAAAGATCGCTGGACACGTATAGAAGAAAATAATACGAAAGAAAAATAA